A genomic stretch from Setaria viridis chromosome 1, Setaria_viridis_v4.0, whole genome shotgun sequence includes:
- the LOC117841734 gene encoding (6-4)DNA photolyase — protein sequence MEAATAATAAAMVWFRKGLRVHDNPALDAARRGAGRLYPVFVLDPRYLRPDPAAASPGSARAGVARVRFLLESLGDLDARLRRLGSRLLLLRARDDVADAVCAALKDWNIGKLCFESDTEPYALVRDKKVTDFAMASGIEVFTPVSHTLFDPAEIINKNGGRPPLTYQSFIAIAGEPPEPLMEEYSELPPVGDTGEYELLPVPTVEELGYGDISQEEIPPFRGGETEALRRMKESLENKEWVAKFEKPKGDPSAFLKPATTVLSPYLKFGCLSSRYFYHCIQDVYRSVRNYTKPPVSLTGQLLWRDFFYTVSFGTPNFDQMKGNKICKQIPWSENEELFVAWRDSRTGYPWIDAIMIQLRKWGWMHHLARHSVACFLTRGDLFIHWEKGRDVFERLLIDSDWAINNGNWLWLSCSSFFYQYHRIYSPITFGKKYDPNGNYIRHFIPALKDMPREYIYEPWTAPLSIQKKAKCIIGKDYPKPVVDHETASKECRKRMGEAYASSRLDSNPSRGKPSNMSRRKKSHGDQGASNSSIAKLMKRSRAE from the exons ATGGAGGCCGCaaccgccgcgacggcggcggcgatggtgtgGTTCCGGAAGGGGCTGCGCGTGCACGACAACCCGGCGCTCGACGCGGCCCGCCGCGGGGCCGGGCGGTTGTACCCGGTGTTCGTGCTCGACCCGCGGTACCTCCGCCCGGACCCCGCCGCGGCGTCCCCGGGCTCCGCGCGCGCCGGGGTCGCCCGCGTCCGCTTCCTCCTCGAGAGCCTCGGCGACctcgacgcccgcctccgccgcctcggctcccgcctcctcctcctccgcgcccgcgacgacgtcgccgacgccgtctGCGCCGCCCTCAAGGAC TGGAACATCGGCAAGCTGTGCTTCGAGTCCGACACTGAGCCGTACGCGCTGGTCCGCGACAAGAAAGTCACG GATTTTGCGATGGCTTCGGGGATCGAGGTGTTCACGCCAGTCAGCCACACCCTCTTCGACCCAGCAGAAATCATAAACAAG AACGGTGGTCGGCCGCCTTTGACGTACCAATCGTTCATCGCCATTGCTGGGGAACCACCTGAGCCTCTTATGGAGGAGTACTCTGAACTCCCACCGGTTGGAGACACGGGAGAGTATGAGTTGTTGCCCGTGCCCACAGTGGAGGAGCTTGGGTATGGGGATATCAGCCAG GAGGAGATTCCGCCATTCCGAGGAGGTGAGACAGAAGCTCTGAGGAGAATGAAAGAATCACTTGAAAATAAG GAATGGGTTGCCAAGTTTGAGAAACCTAAGGGTGACCCATCTGCCTTCCTCAAACCTGCAACAACTGTTTTGTCACCATATCTCAAG TTTGGCTGCCTGTCGTCCAGATATTTTTACCACTGCATTCAGGATGTCTACAGGAGTGTCAGAAATTATACAAAACCACCTGTTTCATTGACAGGCCAG TTGCTGTGGCGAGACTTCTTCTACACAGTGTCTTTTGGGACTCCTAATTTTGATCAGatgaaaggaaacaaaatatgcaAGCAG ATTCCATGGAGTGAGAATGAGGAGCTATTTGTTGCATGGAGAGACAGCCGGACAGGGTATCCATGGATTGATGCTATCATGATTCAG CTGAGGAAGTGGGGCTGGATGCATCACCTTGCACGCCATTCAGTTGCTTGTTTCCTGACGCGTGGTGATCTG TTTATCCACTGGGAGAAAGGTCGTGATGTCTTTGAAAGGCTACTGATTGACTCTGACTGGGCCATTAACAATGGCAATTGGCTGTGGTTGTCTTGCTCATCCTTCTTCTATCAG TACCACAGAATTTACTCCCCCATTACATTTGGAAAGAAGTATGATCCTAATGGGAACTACATCAGACATTTCATTCCAGCGCTGAAAG ACATGCCGAGGGAGTACATTTACGAGCCTTGGACTGCTCCCCTTAGCATCCAGAAGAAAGCCAAATGTATTATTGGCAAAGACTACCCGAAACCAG TGGTTGATCATGAGACTGCAAGCAAAGAGTGCAGAAAGAGGATGGGAGAAGCTTATGCGTCGAGTCGCCTTGATTCCAACCCTTCAAGAGGGAAACCCTCAAACATGTCACGGAGAAAAAAGTCTCACGGTGACCAAGGTGCCTCTAACTCGTCAATTGCCAAGCTAATGAAGAGGAGTCGAGCTGAGTGA